Part of the bacterium genome, GCTTGTTGAAAAATCAGTTGGAGCGCGGACTTCCAGTCCGCAAAAACCTGATCGCTCGACGAGCATTTTGCGGGCAAGGATGCCCGCGCTCCAACTGGGACTGCCAGTCTCTGGATTTTTCAACAAGCTCAGCCTGCGCTCCCTAGTCTTATTTTCGGCTGAAATCTGCAAGTTCCAGGCAGATTTCCTCCTGGGCTGCATCCATTCCTCTGAGGGAAAAGTTGAAATTGTTCGCGATGACCGCAAATGCCAGGCGCTCACCGTCTCTGGTTTTAACGTAGCCGGATAGCGAGCGAACGCCGCCTATGAATCCGGTTTTTGCGCGGACGTTGCCTTCAGCATAGGTCCCCACCATTCTGTTTTTCAAAGTTCCATCTACGCCTGCAACCGGTAACGAATCATAAAAATAAGGAAACAGAGGTCCCTTATATATTCCAACGAGAATTTGAGCCAACAGATTTGGGGTGACGAAATCGTAGCCGGAAAGTCCTGAGCCGTCTTCCATGACCAGTTCCGAAGGATTGATTCCTAACGGAGCTAAAGTTTCCCGGATTGCTTTTTCAGCGCCCTGGAAACTTCCTTCTTCATTGTCAACCGCGGCAATCGTTTTTGCGATTGAATCCGCAAACAAGTTATGACTGCTCTTCATCATTTCCGTGATGATAATTCCTAAAGGAGGGGAGGAGTGTGTGAACAAAATGCGATACTGACCGGGATTGCTTATGATTGAGTCGGCTTCTTCTTTCGAAGCGCGTCTGGAATCACGAACACGAATGCCCATGTTCTCCAGCGTTTCTTTCAACACCGCTGCAAAATAGCCTGCCGGTTCATGCACCGTAATGTACCTTACATCCGTTCGATCTCTTGTGCCGATTCTTCCCCGCAGAATGATGATATTGCTATTGTCCTGGCGGTAAGCAACAAACCGGTTGGAATGGCCGGAGCGGGTGACGACGCGATTTTGCAGGCGCAGGTAACGGTTGTGAGGATGAAGACGTACGGAGGCGAGCCTCCCTCTTCTGCCGGGTTTGACATGGACAGCAATGACATTGTCGTTAAATTGCAGAGCGGAAACCTGAGCAGCGTAGGGAGCGTTTAAGGCGTGTGCCGGCCAGCCGTCGGCAATCCGTTGATTGTCAAAATATGTATCGACACCAATGATTGAGCCGTCGATTCTGCGGATGCCCTGCGCGCGTAGCTCTTCAGCCCAATCCCGGAAAATTGACAGTGCATTGCCGTTTTGCATTCGCGATGAAATCGCCGGATCGCCGGATCCAACAACAATCAGGTTGCCGGTCAATCTTCCATTTACAATTTGACCGTCCGTTTCAATTCTGGTCTCGTAACGAAAATCGGGCCCAAGCCTGATCAGAGCGGCAGCGGCCGTTACAATTTTCATGTTCGATGCCGGCAACATCATTGTCCGGGTGTTTCTTTCGTACCAGATCTCATTTCTATCCAGTGAGACAATCTTGATACCCCACAACGCGTTTTGAAATTCAAATGAATCGATGATACGGTCCAGCCGCGCGCGCAACTCCGCAACGCGATCGGGTGCTGGTCGCAATGTTTCCAAAACCGGAAGCGGAGGCGACGGTACCGGAATAACTTCCGGCGCAGGAAGTCTTGGCTGCGGAGCGGGAGCCTTATGCGCACAACCGGCCAGGAGAAAAAGGAGAGCCAGAACCGCTGTGAACTTGAGCCGAAGAATCTTAGCAATCGGATAGAACGAAAGCATCTTTCACATAGTAAGTATTTCCAACCTGTAAAGCATTTCTTGTCAAAATTTTCTCGTAGTCCGAAATGGTACAAATTTTTGTTA contains:
- the dacB gene encoding D-alanyl-D-alanine carboxypeptidase/D-alanyl-D-alanine-endopeptidase codes for the protein MLSFYPIAKILRLKFTAVLALLFLLAGCAHKAPAPQPRLPAPEVIPVPSPPLPVLETLRPAPDRVAELRARLDRIIDSFEFQNALWGIKIVSLDRNEIWYERNTRTMMLPASNMKIVTAAAALIRLGPDFRYETRIETDGQIVNGRLTGNLIVVGSGDPAISSRMQNGNALSIFRDWAEELRAQGIRRIDGSIIGVDTYFDNQRIADGWPAHALNAPYAAQVSALQFNDNVIAVHVKPGRRGRLASVRLHPHNRYLRLQNRVVTRSGHSNRFVAYRQDNSNIIILRGRIGTRDRTDVRYITVHEPAGYFAAVLKETLENMGIRVRDSRRASKEEADSIISNPGQYRILFTHSSPPLGIIITEMMKSSHNLFADSIAKTIAAVDNEEGSFQGAEKAIRETLAPLGINPSELVMEDGSGLSGYDFVTPNLLAQILVGIYKGPLFPYFYDSLPVAGVDGTLKNRMVGTYAEGNVRAKTGFIGGVRSLSGYVKTRDGERLAFAVIANNFNFSLRGMDAAQEEICLELADFSRK